cattttagttggcacaccacgccaggtccagtcatcccccataacccaaatcaccttctctggtcaaaatatatCCCTGACATCAACAGTCAacaacctgggtgtaagatttgtTCCTCATCTAACATTTAAtcacccacattaaacatctgtgcaagacctccttctatcatctcaggaacattgccaaactccgtcccacactgtctgtcagatgccgaaaaacttgtccacgcctttgtctcctcaaggctggactactgcaacgctctcctcatcgggacttctagcaagagcattcaaaagcttcaatacgtccaaaacagcaccgctaggatcctgatgaggatacaaaaatatgatcacatcacacccatccttcactcactccactggcttcctgtctcattcaggattgattaaaaatgtgtgtgtgtgtgtgtgtgtgtgtgtgtgtgtgtgtgtgtgtgtgtgtgtgtgtgtgtgtgtgtgtgtgtgtgtgtgtgtgtgtgtgtgtgtgtgtgtgtgtgtgtgtgtgtcttcttgaGGTGGTTGTAGAGGCGCTGCTGATAGTTGTCTATGTGGAAAGCTGTTTGGACATTGCTGTTTAGCAATCTGTTTATGCAGACAGGCCTATGTAGAAAATGTAGAAAAGTTGACAGTTATCTTTGCTTCTCAATCCTATCCTGCTGTAATGCCACTTGCTGTTGTcacagtaaattaaaatgtttttggtttgagtCAGATATATAAAGGTTTGTGGGTGCGTATTTAACCCCAAACATTTTGGCCCTTGGCTTGGCATGCTTGACATAATTTGGCCCTCAGAGAAAACTTGTTGGGGAACCTTGTCGTACATTTCAACCAGTGTTGCCGGGAAAATATCTGCATGTCAACTAACATCAGCCACAGTGCACTATGTGGTTGTCTTAATGATCCAAATaaattatacataaatataaaagctAGTATTTGCAGCATACTGGATCATGTTAACAGTGCTTTCCACAAGTATATGAAACAGCCAGAGAGTAGGAAAGGGAGCCAGTTGGGACAAACTCCAGGGGTATCAATGAGAAAGCCCATCAAAGGAAAAAACTAACAACTCTATATACCACTCTATAACCTGAAGCCATTACTGTTGTAAAAGGGTTTTAGGCCTTTCACTCATTCACCCTCCCCTAAATAATCCTGCCACTAGCGGCAGCTGTGAAGGGGTTTCTTAGAtgtactttcactaaatgtttagACAGATTGCTCTTGTTACAGCCTATACTGGCCCAGGACCTGGACGACTTGCCATCATTGATGAAACCATGAATTCTGCACTCTACCAAAAACATTCTGAAGGAGAATGtccacccattggtttgtgaccTAAAGCTCAAGCGCAGTTGGGTTAAGCAGCAAGACAATGATCTGAAGCACACAAGCAAGTCCACATCTGAttttctcaaaataaataaaataaaagttttggaGTAACCTAGTCAAAGTCCTGACTGGAAACTAATTGGTTGTGCCATAGACTTGTAGCAAAtcgaaaatatttttacacttctcagagCAACATAAAAGATCTTTTAAGGTGCTTTCCGCGCACTGCTCCTCACGTTGTACGTGCGCCCACGTACACGCGTGCGAGCGGACTGAGGGAGGCGGAGAAGcctgctgtgttctcattaACGTCACTAGTGTAGTGGACGTTCTCAACATTATGTTGGGAGCAGGCTGTTTGCTTGGTGTTGctgtttgtaatttttaacTGCAAAAAGTGACTGTTCACTGCTGTTCACCTGATTAATCACAGTTCGGTTCAGAGCCCTGAAAGCACCGTTGTTGTATTGACAACATATCTTACAAGTCCCAGCTCCAAAGCggtgatcagctgtttattcagaAATATCAATACTGGACATAACGTGTTAACAAATTTAACAGGGCACTTTCTTGAGCCCTAAACAACACAAATGCCAAGTGTCAGGCTAATAAGATAAACAATTCTTGAGatatgactgacagactgacaagacacatttcttgaatAATAAAGAAGCAGTGGAGAGTAGCTGcccttaaatataaaatatatatatatatatattagaccAAAAGGCCTTTACTAAAAGCTCACATGATACAGTTGCATAATAATatcgtttatcgcaataattctgGCCCTAATATATCgtctgacaaaaagtagttatcgtgacaggcctagaaACAGTGTGTCTGAGCAGCAGTGGACCTACCTGAGGAGGATAGTTGCTTTCCGAAGACCACCTAGAAGACTGATCGTTAGGTTTGTCCACCAATATATTCCTGAAACAACACAGAAAGATAAGCAGAGTGAATGTATGAACCTAGTTTAACGGATATGAATCATATATCAGCAGAACTGCTTATACGGCCCAGCTGGATTGTTTTGGCAAGTGTAGTTGGTAGCTAACGAATTATTTCTACTTCTAGTACTGTATCTGAGGCGAATGATCTAAACCTATGACTGACTCCACCTGACAGCGGTAATATTGTACAGTGTTAATGTGTCTACGAAGCAGGAATTGTGACAGTTGGTATCCAACAGCAGCTCCGGGTAGATGATTTGCTGCGGTTTTTCATAATTAGAGAATTTTTGTTTACATAGCAGTAGTTAGTTACCCGTTTTTAGCTATGCAGGCTAGTAAGCTAACGTTCGTTGTCGACTCCGAAAGGTGCCGGCCAACTACTCACTGAGCCCAATTCTGATGTACGACGCTGTTTAAACACCTCTTCATTCAACAGTTGCACGGAATTTGCGGATTCGGTTTCAATAATAAGTAATTGTGACTAGCCATTCGAGACGGGCTCTTTccaagacaagaaaaaagaaccaAACTCGTGTACTACAAGTGACAAACTACAGtttatggtttcttttttttcggaTAAACCACCATGCAGACGCCACACACGCTGCAATGGGCGGTAAGCAACATGACAGTCGGGCGGCTAAGCGTATAAACCAAACGTCCCCGACGCACCTGAcgaagctaacgctagctggcTGGGATCAGGCGAGTTAGGCCCGTCGGGCCTGCTGGGGAAATTACTGGTACACTGGGGCGCCAAAATAGCAGCAATAGATGTCAAACCCAAAGCATAACCGTGGCCAGCAACGACGTGTGTTACTCACTCGGGTAAATATGTCGACGAGTAAGAGCTCCATCTGAAAACGTTGAAAGTCAGAACTCGGCTCTCTGGTGCGACAGCCATCTTGTTTTAGAAAATAAGAAGCAGTGGGCGCCTGACAGTGAGCCGGGTCGGCCTTAAAGAAACAGtacagccttttttctttttgtttacagCAGCATACCGAATGCGATGCATCACAACTACCAAGGCATATTTTGCGTCATAATTCAACATCAAGTGTTTTTATTGGcacatacattttcacattgagGATAAGGGTTAActcaaatgatgatgatgataaaaacactTCCTTGTTACACTACCACTGACCACAGTAGATAAGGGTGGGATTTCTAAAATTATGCTTACAGCTTTGAAAAATGACGTCCAGGTATTTACCATTTGGGCCCCCGCTATCATTTTAGTTGCTGGTGTTCtttagtgtgtgtatgtgtgtgttttccccaaCTCCCAAAAATATTGAAAACGATATTAACCAATTGCCAAACAGTGAGTGGACTGTTTTTGAGGGCCATGGAAttgctgtgtgtgcagcctggtTAGTGATCTACCTAAGTGGACAGTAGGAAATATTTATGACAGAACGGAGAAAGTACTGGAAAGTGTACACAGCAATACTATGTaacaacatttatttcaaaaagtGAGAATACATTTTGCATACAGTATTTTATGAATTGTGCTTGCAAGATACAAAGTCTGTGCTCTGTCTTCAAAAAGTCAGAAGATCTTTCTGCAGACTATACTTTGTGCCACATTGTTAGGATTCTGCCCACAATAACCTATTTaacttaaaaatattttggttgtgaaatattttgttgcttttgtgaTTGTGTTCTGTAGTTGTCCTTGCCTCCAGCTttttagttaagttaccttGTTATCCCTGTTTGTTTATCCCGAGTTtgtaatttcctgttttatttttgaagtcgTGTGccttgtgtctctgcacttcctgttcccctgtgtgtttggtgtctttactttgcctgtgtctcctgcccctgtgattgtctgcacctgttcctaatgtgtctcacctgtgttcaatttgccccgcccaccttgtgtctatagcccctttcacacaggccaaaaaaagacatttaagcctgctgcagtgtgaaaacatttaatcggcattcagccccgggtcaaatgactctgcaatagacccgggtaataatcggcttcacctccgatcggcattgatgtgaacgtcacacctgGGTGAACGCtctaatttgcgcgatgacggaggcaacgaaggctcgactcctccgtcggtaactgctgttgcctcaccagctgtagtaaagtCACCTCTCGTGTAGCTAGCTTGCTTAGCCTAtctttggctcgttggtggttaacaactaacacaatccagatcatcgatgatgtttagaacggggcactttatttcaaccctttcggcggacacacacggcctcatcaggcggtctctcatcacacagtggccataaactgttgctgatgatgtgcggagcccattctccttgtggctgcagctacgtacacaaacacatcgccaaccttcttctctcatacacacacacttcaaaacccatatggccactTGCTTAAAAGGCCAGGCTCGGCTCATAACACTttgctgagtttgtaaactttgaaagagtgacagtgacaagtacaagatataaggtagcgTTGAcctcactggctaccatgctttctgttgtttactactgttaaacactgttgttcttcttctttgttttgcgGGCGCGCGACGCTCTCaaccgccatctatggccgccaactgtcactacacgatcatcagaccctggtctgctcgcagtgtgaaaggggccaattgccgtttaaaaaacccgggtctacacggtaattttggtgtgaaagaggtatatTTAggctctgtgcttccctttgtcagtttgtctgttgaAATCCAGTTCCTGCATTCAACATAACACACTCATTAATACTTTTATGGTAAGAACACGAAGCTGAGGGAATTTGTTGGGGATATTGCGATTCTACTCCGAGTCCCACCCAGATATTGGAGCTCGTTACATTATATCAccctgcagaggaaactgaTTCAGCTGCTCATTTTAGCTGCCACTACCTCAGTCTTTCAGTCACTTACTATGACAAAAGGGGAAGGTATTTATGCTGCTCTATAAGACACGCTGCTACCATGTTTCCATAGCCTGAACACACCTTGCATTTCCCATAAGGCTTTGCGCCCTAGTCTATGCTCCATATAGGCTTTCTCCCTTCTACAGTGTACCAAACTCATTATAGCTCATTATGTGACAACATATATAATGCCAAATACCACATCTCTTGTTTTTGCGGAATAAAGGGCAGACTGCCTTTGTCTCATAAGACATTAGAGGATTATTATATTACTTTATAAGTCACTGAATATCTGctaccaattttttttgcatttaaatcaTGTATCTGATTTTTTGGCATCTGAATTCAGCACTTCAAAATTTCAATAActgattttcacttgtgtttttcaatgttaaaaaaattcagtgtaaaaaaatttcagctgcaacacacaAGACACCAAGGATAATAAATCGATTCTGTGCAGACTCGAACCAACATCCAGCCATTCACTGTggtaaagttggaaagataATCACAGATTCACACTTTTCTCATcaataactaacaaacaaaacaaacacaagctccCAGTCAGAGTGAGGTTCACAATGAGCTACAGCATAAATTTAATCCAAACGACCCGAATTCTGGGTTGGAGAAATAAGATTGGTCTTCATCAGGTCTCTCACAGCCTGCAATGTTGGTTCGAGGTCACACAGAATAGATTGCTTATCCTTGGTGTCCCGGATGTTGCAGCTGAATTTTCCATGCTGAATATTTTTACACAGAACTTCTTTAtacactgaatttttttgttttgttgaattcagatgcaaaaaaatcagatacataatttcaatgcagAAAATTTTAGGGTTCAAGtacagatgaataaatatgtgAATACAATTGGTTATGTTATTCTTAATCATGTCCACGCGTGTGAACATGTCTGATGTTGGGGGGATCGATGTTGCTCTCTCTGATCAtgcctgtgttttctttcagtgcTATCTCTGTGCAGACAAATGTTCAAAGAAAAGTAATTACAAAAACGGTAAATCACCGAAAATACCAGCGTTGCCTTGATATTCTGCCAACAGGCTtttatcaaaaatgtttcaaactgcATGGCCTCAGATCTTCTACAGATTGTAAACACATCTCTTCTCTCAGGCGTCTTCCCACAGGCCCACATACCCTCCCCTGCTCCCCTACCACCCTCCCTTCTTCTCAGCGACTTTGTAAACTACTTGCAAAAAATGATAGATCACATTCACTCCTCATTTCCTGACCTTCATGCTGACACTATATGTCCTATACCATCCCTCCTCATCTCATTCTCTATTCGCTTTTTCACCACTCCCTCCCTGTGAGGTATCTCGGGTATCCTTGGTCACTTCCCAAAGCCTTCCTCAGAGCTTatgattctttgaaaatatttgaagactgACCTCTATGTCCTCTAATGCGCTCAGGCAATctacttttcattattatttatgttattatttattttgcatgttatttattcatgtatttaattcatttattttgcactttgagattgcttttagcaatgaaaagtccCCTATAAATTAaatctattgttattattattattttattatttgttgatGTTAACGCCaaatattctgtaaaatgatctttgttcaataaaaaataaataaaaactaaaaaaaactaaaaaaaacttcccaCCGCCCCAATGCCTGAACGAAGTGAACGTCATATTAAGTGGACGGAAATCGCAGCCGGAAGTGTCAGTGTGACCGCAGAGAAGGATGGCGGGGCTGGTGAAGAAGGTACAAGTAGAGGTCACGTCTTTGCTTCAAATGACTCAGATTGGCGCTGTTGAGGACGCAGCGCCAGCTCAGCTGATCTTAGTAGCACCACGCTGTGTCCCTGCACCGGTGTCCGAGCGCGGCGGACGCACAGGCTGTCGCTGCGGCGTGCGCGAGACGCTGCGGCGACGCggctagctgttagctgtttTGCTAGCGGAGCTAGCTAGGGTTCGTGACGTGAGAAGCTCAGTGGAAACATCGAGGAGCAAACCGCGGTCACCGCGCTGTGTATTCACACTGTCGTGTTTAAACATCGATGTCGGTGTCAGCTACCGGGAGACGAGTCTTGTAGGATACTTGTCGTAGGCGTGTTTGAGCCGCTGTGCTGTGTTTCTGCAGACAACGTAACGACCCCACGCGAGTCAAACTCTCCCCGGCTACTGTAGTGCTGTGCTCCAACAAGCTGAGGGTTAGTCACATCTCAGACTCAGAAATAAGAGCAGTTATAACGCTGGTGTATGAGAAATGAGTACCAGTAGAATAGTTTCATTTTATTGATCGTTAATAGTTTGAGATTGGTGCAAAGTCTTtacatgattttttatttaattaaaaaaatttgaatgatATTGTCCAAGCACATTGACAGTGTTGTACAGCCTGTAGTTTGTAGCTCAAAAGGGCTCAGACTTAAAAGTGTCTCTCTTGCTGCTTTTTTCCAGACAACCGGCCTGGTCGGCCTCGCAGTGTCCCTCAATCCACATGAGGTGAGCAGCTGatttgtatataaatatatacattagcATGATCATTGTATTTCATTAACTATATGTGcaattgcttcaaagtgatgaaaaaatgacCCGTAAGTGAAAGacttggtttgattaacagcagactAATTTACGTGACacaaaagtcacattttcaaaagagaCTGAAAGTTAACGTTGCTTTCCACTACACCTAAATCAGAGAACTTTCCCCCCTTGttctgacataaaaaaacaaccttcaagtcCGGTGTTAAactaaaatcttaaaaataacatctgcaaaataactaattaaagtgcaaaatgagGCACACTGTATTGCTGCACCGGTGTCCGAGCGTGGCGGACTCACAGGCTGTCGCTGCGACgtggatgcccccccccctctggacCTCTCGTAAATTCTGTTTGTAcatgaaagaaaactcaaagtatgagaaaattggtgaatgcGGGAAGTTCTAAATCAGTCGTACGCACGATTCAAGAAGAAATCTGtagttgttttcttcctctcacccACTCTGCTCGCTCTCTCAGCGTCTGAAGGTTCTCTACTCAAAGATCCTTGCGACGCTGCAGACAATGCCACAGGACGCCGCCTACAGGAAGTACACGGAGCAGCTGGTCAACGAGCGATTTGGCCACGTAGAAGCGGTCAGTGACAGGCTGCGGTGTGTGACGATCGATTCTGTGTACACGTGTGACTTTGGATATGATGAAACTTGTCTGTCTTCACAGGAGACTGATGTTGACACGCtggagaagaaaataaactgtgGTCAGATTGAAGAAGTCATTTTCCAGGTAGGTCAACGTTAGGTGTGTTGATATAAATCGTTTCTGCGATGCGGACGTGGAcgatgctgcatcgatgcagtgaAGGAACATAATCGATTATAACCTACTTCCGTTACTTGTTGATTTTCCAACCGTGGCTGGACTTAAAATGTTTTAGAGTTCAGAATGACTTCCTGGTAGTAGTAATGCCTGCCAAGGAAATAGCTgacccagctcagccaagaattgatgctgtaaccAAGCGTTTATTGTTCAGCCTGTACTGTTTCATTTATACGAAATAAAAACACGGAGACCCTATTATGAACCAGCGTGATCAAagactgaacaacaacaactttatttatcaccgccaaacactacagcgcatcccctccgttctgcccttcacaataaagcctaacttaaaaaaaacagataccAACTTACACTACGTTGCTGTTTGCTGTGTGTCCTGTTTTAGAGCagctaaaataataaaatagaaagggagttcatatatatctgactgctttgattcattgatgaaaacatagaaatgatgtgcagtaatatctAAAATGGAGGATGCATCGCATCGTGTTACTGAATCGTAATCGAAtcgtgagaccagtgaagattcacacccctagtCAACGTTACTCTTAAGTTCCTCTGGTGCTGTTGTTGGACTATTAGTGTCTTAATGAGGTAGATAAGTTTAACTGCGTGTGTTCCAATATATATTACATGACAATAGAAAAATACCTCATCTCATTTTattctgttgtttattttgttgtcacaAATCCCCCTTTGtagcaaatgttttcatcatttgttgTTTCCATATTCACATTCGCGTCTCATAGATtatatacaaagtcaatgcaaagacgcgactacTAGACACAGATTTAGGCAAATGTCGGGAGTGGCGCGAAAATCACGGCAGTCGCGTCAGTCGCTTGAGTGAAATATTCGTGTGACACGTTGACGCAAAAGCGTTGAGATcatccctccgtcactgtcgtcagaaatggaggatcactactgtcgctgtgtgtggtGCTATAGActgggtgaaggaggagagggctcggcagaaagtgatggaggaagttggacactagctttagccccagttagcaaAACCACTTTTTGTGGCTTTCCcagtctgactttttttttcctttaacagtttatgttcatgtttctgcgaccaaactttttatttgtgcGAGCAAAGTGACGCGAAAATTCGTGCTGCGttctggtgtgaacgcaccattagtgTTCAACACGTGAACGTGACAAAGGATTTGGTGATTCTGAACAGGAGCTCGCACCTGAGAGGGACTACTTCTGTCACA
This region of Scophthalmus maximus strain ysfricsl-2021 chromosome 12, ASM2237912v1, whole genome shotgun sequence genomic DNA includes:
- the ndufa5 gene encoding NADH dehydrogenase [ubiquinone] 1 alpha subcomplex subunit 5, whose product is MAGLVKKTTGLVGLAVSLNPHERLKVLYSKILATLQTMPQDAAYRKYTEQLVNERFGHVEAETDVDTLEKKINCGQIEEVIFQAECELALSRKMSEWKPWEPLTEEPPPNQWKWPI